A stretch of the Conexibacter woesei Iso977N genome encodes the following:
- a CDS encoding DUF5069 domain-containing protein produces the protein MAPPHLRAMDATLDGYAWLPRMIDKARHHQAGTLGDYVHPCPVDQRCLGLLGIDVEQLWVVVAEHDDDAGVLEGLRALGIPSAQDAWFDAPAFEAELTA, from the coding sequence ATGGCCCCTCCCCACCTCCGCGCGATGGACGCAACCCTCGACGGTTACGCCTGGCTCCCCCGCATGATCGACAAGGCCCGCCACCACCAGGCCGGGACGCTCGGCGACTACGTGCACCCGTGCCCGGTCGACCAACGCTGCCTCGGGCTGCTCGGGATCGACGTCGAGCAGCTCTGGGTCGTGGTCGCCGAGCACGACGACGACGCGGGCGTCCTCGAGGGCCTGCGCGCGCTCGGGATCCCGAGCGCGCAGGACGCCTGGTTCGACGCGCCGGCCTTCGAGGCCGAGCTGACCGCGTAG
- the crcB gene encoding fluoride efflux transporter CrcB yields MPPPSARTLAAIFAGGALGAIARAEVAEALPVHPGTFPWATFLVNVAGAALLGWFATALQDRRPPSLALRPFLTTGLCGGLTTFSTMQLELLKLLDRGDVGLALGYAAASVVAGLAAVQLTTTAVRRAAA; encoded by the coding sequence ATGCCGCCGCCGTCCGCACGCACGCTCGCCGCGATCTTCGCGGGCGGCGCCCTCGGGGCGATCGCGCGGGCCGAGGTCGCCGAGGCGCTGCCGGTCCATCCCGGCACGTTCCCGTGGGCGACGTTCCTGGTGAACGTCGCGGGCGCGGCGTTGTTGGGGTGGTTCGCGACGGCGCTGCAGGATCGGCGGCCGCCCTCGCTCGCGCTGCGGCCGTTCCTGACGACCGGCCTGTGCGGCGGCCTGACGACGTTCTCCACCATGCAGCTCGAGCTGTTGAAGCTCTTGGACCGCGGAGATGTAGGCCTTGCGCTGGGCTACGCGGCGGCGAGCGTCGTCGCGGGCCTCGCGGCGGTCCAGCTGACCACCACCGCGGTCCGGCGGGCGGCGGCGTGA
- the crcB gene encoding fluoride efflux transporter CrcB, which translates to MSVAVVLGVGALGGLGAVLRFLVDGAVTRRTGAGRFPFGTLAVNLSGALVLGVFAGAALRGDAYEVWGVGLIGGYTTFSTWMLESQRLAAGRRERAAAINIIGSVLLGVLAVWLGRSLG; encoded by the coding sequence GTGAGCGTCGCCGTTGTCCTCGGGGTCGGTGCGCTCGGCGGGCTCGGCGCCGTGCTGCGCTTCCTGGTCGACGGCGCGGTGACGCGGCGCACCGGCGCCGGCCGGTTCCCGTTCGGCACGCTCGCCGTCAACCTCTCCGGCGCGCTGGTCCTCGGCGTCTTCGCGGGCGCGGCGCTGCGCGGCGACGCCTACGAGGTCTGGGGCGTCGGCCTGATCGGCGGCTACACGACGTTCTCGACCTGGATGCTCGAGTCGCAGCGACTCGCCGCGGGACGGCGCGAGCGCGCCGCGGCGATCAACATCATCGGGTCGGTCCTGCTCGGCGTCCTGGCCGTCTGGCTCGGCCGCTCGCTGGGCTGA
- a CDS encoding aromatic ring-hydroxylating oxygenase subunit alpha: MSATVTEPIPAPWYSDAAQAEREQRAIFRTTWQIGALASDLAENGAYVTVEVGGVPVVITRDNEGKLNALLNVCPHRAMILASGSGRAKLLQCPNHAWTFGLDGAFRNAPRADREPSFCSDDLDLRRAAVHEWGPFVFVNLDADAHPPLRELEVMRESVTGVGIDLDNLVLTGPVYDWDIGANWKIVCENYLECYHCAVVHPDFSKVFDVSAERYALRPDGDLLSAATPVKETSKVAAQQAVLATQAGPVEGSLWHLLFPATTINVYPGEGCFEATWYWPVDAHTTRGRTAVFLMPGTSQEYAEQVTALSLQVGNEDNELCEAMHRGMASGAIEHATLMDNSEQLLVRFQARVRELLAA; this comes from the coding sequence ATGAGCGCGACCGTCACCGAGCCGATCCCCGCCCCGTGGTACTCGGATGCCGCGCAGGCCGAGCGCGAGCAGCGGGCGATCTTCCGGACGACGTGGCAGATCGGCGCGCTCGCCTCCGATCTGGCCGAGAACGGCGCCTACGTCACCGTCGAGGTCGGCGGCGTCCCGGTCGTGATCACGCGTGACAACGAAGGCAAGTTGAACGCCTTGCTCAACGTCTGCCCGCACCGCGCGATGATCCTGGCGTCCGGGTCCGGCAGGGCCAAGCTCCTGCAGTGCCCCAACCACGCCTGGACGTTCGGCCTCGACGGCGCGTTCCGCAACGCGCCGCGCGCCGACCGCGAGCCGTCGTTCTGCTCCGACGACCTCGACCTGCGCCGCGCGGCGGTCCACGAGTGGGGGCCGTTCGTGTTCGTCAACCTCGACGCGGACGCGCACCCGCCGCTGCGCGAGCTGGAGGTCATGCGCGAGTCGGTCACGGGCGTCGGGATCGACCTGGACAACTTGGTCCTGACCGGTCCGGTCTACGACTGGGACATCGGCGCGAACTGGAAGATCGTCTGCGAGAACTACCTCGAGTGCTACCACTGCGCGGTCGTGCACCCGGACTTCTCGAAGGTCTTCGACGTGTCGGCCGAGCGCTACGCCCTCAGGCCCGACGGCGACCTGCTCAGCGCCGCGACGCCGGTCAAGGAGACGTCGAAGGTCGCCGCCCAGCAGGCGGTCCTGGCCACGCAGGCCGGGCCGGTCGAGGGCTCGCTGTGGCACCTGCTGTTCCCGGCGACGACGATCAACGTCTACCCGGGCGAGGGCTGCTTCGAGGCCACGTGGTACTGGCCGGTCGACGCGCACACGACCCGCGGGCGCACCGCGGTCTTCCTGATGCCGGGCACGTCGCAGGAGTACGCCGAGCAGGTGACCGCGCTGTCGCTGCAGGTCGGCAACGAGGACAACGAGCTGTGCGAGGCGATGCACCGCGGGATGGCGTCGGGCGCGATCGAGCACGCCACGTTGATGGACAACAGCGAGCAGCTGCTCGTGCGCTTCCAGGCGCGGGTCCGGGAGCTGCTCGCCGCTTAG
- a CDS encoding TetR/AcrR family transcriptional regulator, with protein sequence MPRPRLDDDQQTAILDATVAVIAQRGAASTRLADVARAIGRSTGTLQHYFGSRDELLAAAFRRLNDSGAEAARAAAAEIDDPWARLQSVLDEVLGGGPDWTAEWQVWLEFWTACARDPELRALTGDVYATWRTLLGEAIAEGKRTGAFRPVAPPAEVAAALLALLDGLALHALLGIASDRRQAAARRIVRRVAAGYLGVATA encoded by the coding sequence GTGCCCCGCCCGCGCCTCGACGACGACCAGCAGACCGCGATCCTCGACGCCACCGTCGCCGTGATCGCGCAGCGCGGCGCGGCGAGCACGCGGCTGGCCGACGTCGCCCGCGCGATCGGCAGGTCGACCGGCACGTTGCAGCACTACTTCGGCTCGCGCGACGAGCTGCTGGCCGCCGCGTTCCGGCGCCTCAACGACAGCGGCGCCGAGGCCGCGCGCGCCGCGGCGGCGGAGATCGACGACCCCTGGGCGCGGCTGCAGTCGGTCCTCGACGAGGTCCTCGGCGGCGGCCCGGACTGGACCGCCGAGTGGCAGGTCTGGCTCGAGTTCTGGACCGCGTGCGCGCGCGACCCGGAGCTGAGGGCGCTGACCGGCGACGTCTACGCGACCTGGCGCACGCTGCTCGGCGAGGCGATCGCCGAGGGCAAGAGGACCGGCGCGTTCAGGCCGGTCGCGCCGCCGGCCGAGGTCGCGGCGGCGCTGCTCGCGCTGCTCGACGGCCTCGCGCTGCACGCGCTGCTCGGGATCGCGTCCGACCGCCGCCAGGCCGCGGCGCGCAGGATCGTCCGCCGCGTCGCCGCCGGCTACCTGGGCGTCGCGACCGCGTAG
- a CDS encoding acylphosphatase produces the protein MDAVRIRVAGDQVAAVLARAGDLGLLGWVRIAEDDRAVTAVHAEGDGDAIASLVASLDGAPEVERVRAEGHEQFAVRGVAAGRFAVTGSEDDGFALALEVDGAPRVWRLRKAPSMVPAEKRGATASKPTGAWPEGDVWDAGDYEQGGRVAWPEAIERGHAVFVLRGEKLQGGFALQRTRPPLWLLIKRRDAYAVATPR, from the coding sequence ATGGACGCGGTGCGGATCCGGGTGGCGGGTGATCAGGTTGCGGCGGTGCTCGCGCGGGCGGGCGACCTCGGGCTGCTCGGCTGGGTGCGGATCGCGGAGGACGATCGAGCGGTCACGGCGGTCCACGCGGAGGGCGACGGCGACGCGATCGCGTCGCTGGTGGCCTCGCTCGACGGCGCGCCGGAGGTCGAGCGCGTCAGGGCCGAGGGCCACGAGCAGTTCGCGGTCCGGGGCGTCGCGGCGGGGCGCTTCGCGGTCACGGGCAGCGAGGACGACGGGTTCGCGCTGGCGCTGGAGGTCGACGGCGCGCCGCGCGTGTGGCGGCTGAGGAAGGCGCCGTCGATGGTCCCCGCGGAGAAGCGGGGCGCGACCGCCTCGAAGCCCACCGGTGCCTGGCCGGAGGGCGACGTGTGGGACGCCGGCGACTACGAGCAGGGCGGGCGCGTCGCGTGGCCGGAGGCGATCGAGCGCGGGCACGCGGTGTTCGTCCTGCGCGGCGAGAAGCTGCAGGGCGGGTTCGCGCTGCAGCGGACGCGGCCGCCGCTGTGGCTGCTGATCAAGCGCCGCGACGCCTACGCGGTCGCGACGCCCAGGTAG
- a CDS encoding cupin domain-containing protein: MHQPLSRSVVGPHDGEIITDRPGRTVRILVSGDEAITMTWSRFVEGEHGPDLHVHHEHTDAFYVVRGTMTYIFGTDDARRELTAGAGTVLVAPPDVPHSFWNAGPDEVVFLNIHTPDTNFAHYLRTRRDQIDWDGFDQFPPPPTGNRPGSDAIVVAPGAGEPGPDPATLVRYVGEDLVVTEEPDRLTISIPSSPGPDVVYLLNA, encoded by the coding sequence ATGCATCAGCCGCTCTCCCGGAGCGTCGTCGGCCCCCACGACGGCGAGATCATCACCGACCGCCCCGGCCGGACCGTCCGGATCCTCGTGTCCGGCGACGAGGCGATCACGATGACCTGGTCGCGCTTCGTCGAAGGCGAGCACGGGCCGGACCTGCACGTCCACCACGAGCACACCGACGCGTTCTACGTCGTACGCGGCACCATGACCTACATCTTCGGGACCGACGACGCCCGGCGCGAGCTGACCGCCGGCGCCGGCACCGTCCTCGTCGCGCCGCCCGACGTCCCGCACTCGTTCTGGAACGCCGGCCCCGACGAGGTCGTGTTCCTCAACATCCACACGCCGGACACGAACTTCGCGCACTACCTGCGCACGCGCCGCGACCAGATCGACTGGGACGGCTTCGACCAGTTCCCGCCGCCGCCCACCGGCAATCGCCCTGGCAGCGACGCGATCGTCGTCGCCCCCGGCGCAGGCGAGCCCGGACCGGACCCCGCGACGCTCGTCCGCTACGTCGGCGAGGACCTCGTCGTGACCGAGGAGCCCGACAGGCTCACGATCTCGATCCCGTCCTCGCCCGGCCCGGACGTCGTCTACCTGCTCAACGCGTGA